The following nucleotide sequence is from Halogeometricum borinquense DSM 11551.
CGTCGTCGGAATGGTCCACCTCCACACACTCCCCGGTGCGCCGAACTACGACGCCGAGGCCGGACTCGATGCCGTGCGCGAGTCGGCACTCGAAGACGCCGCCAAACTCGACGCGGGCGGCGTCGATGCCGTGATGATCGAAAACTTCGGCGACGCCCCATTCTATCCCGACGACGTGCCGAAGCACACCGTCGCGTCTATGACTGCCGTCATCGATGCGGTCGCCCGCGAGGTTGACGTTCCCGTCGGCGTCAACGTCCTCCGAAACGATGCCGAGGCCGCCCTCTCTATCGCGGCGGCGACCGGTGCCTCGTTCGTCCGCGTGAACGTCCACGCAGGGTCACGCGTTACGGATCAAGGCGTCGTCGAAGGTCGCGCGCACGAGACGATGCGTCTGCGCGACCAACTCGATGCCGATGTGGCCGTCTTCGCTGACGTGGGTGTGAAACACTCCGAACCGCTCGGTCCCGAGACGCCGCTCGACGTTGCCGTTGAGGAAGTTGTTGGTCGCGGACTCGCTGATGGCGTCGTCGTCTCCGGCTCTGGAACCGGCGCACCGACCGACGATTCGGACCTCGAAACCGTCGCGCATGCGGCAGATGAAGCTGGCGCGCCTGCGCTCGTCGGAAGCGGCGTCACCGCTGAGACGGTCGCCGAGACACTCGAATACGCCGACGGCGTCATCGTCGGAACGGCGTTGAAAGAGGGTGGTGAGACGACGGCACCGGTCGATGAATCGCGCGTTCGAGCGGTTGTTTCGGCCGCTCACGCAAGTCAGGAGTAAATACCGCTCCGTTCCACATCGAACCCGGCAGGCAACGCTGAAACGACGCCTGCGTGACCAACGCGACGCCGATACGCTGTTTCTCGTCTGTCGGTGCTACTCTTCTCACTTCGATTCGTCGGTACTACGCTCCTAATTCCGATTCGACTAACTCGACGGCGTTCTGCACGGCTCCGACCGACCCGAGGTGTCCCGCACCGACGGTTGCCTTCATCGCCTTCGCGGCGCTTCCGGTGAGAACCGTCGGCCCGAGTTGGGCGACTGCCCCGTCGCCGACGCTCACGATCCAACCCGGAACGTCGAAGCGGTACGGGTCCATCCGCGGGGCGAACTCGTTTGTGGCGTGCACGTCGTGGCGGACGAGTTTGGCGAGATTCGTCGCTACCGTCCGGGCCTCTCTGAGTGCCGCGGAGGCGGAGGCAGGGACTGGTTCCCCGTCGGCGTCTACGATGCGGGCGGCGTCGCCGACCACGAACGTATAGTCGTCGAGTCGAAGGTCGCTCCGTACGACCGGTCGGTCGCCGTTCATCGCCGTCTGTCCGGCGATGCCGCCAGCCCAGACGAACGTGTCAGAAGTGAATGTCTCTGTCTCCGTCTCAACTGTCTCGCTGGTGGCGCGCTCGACCGCTGTGCTGGTCCGAATGTCGATGCCGCGCGCTTCGAGTTCGTCGCGGACCGCCGCGCGGAAGTTCGCCGGGAAGTTCGGCGCGACATCGTCTAACTGCTCGATAACGGTAATGTTGGCATCGACATCTTCCTCGTCGGCGAGGGCGGCCAGTTCGCCCGCAGTCTGGACGCCCGAGAGTCCCGCTCCACCGACGACGGCGGTGACTGTGTCGCCTTCGTCCGTCGCCGAGAGGAACGATTCGCGGATGGCCGTCGCGTCCGCGACACGCTTGAGAGGCAAGGAGTGTGCTTCGACACCCGGGAGTCCGTAGTAGGCCGTCCCGGCCCCGAGACAGACCGCGGCGTAGTCGTAGTCCAACGTCTCCCCGCCGTCGAGATGGACGGTTCGCGCTTCTCGGTCGAGTCCCTCGACGCGGGCGACGCGAACCGCCGCACGGTCGAACAACTCCGTAAGTGGGACCCGAATCGTCTCTGCGAGGCCCGGACGGCGGATCACGCGGTGGACTTCGTGTTGGACGAGATGACTGTCGGATTCGTCCACAACGATGAGTTCCGCATCGGACGGGAGACACGATTCGAGTCGGCGGGCGACCGTCACTCCGGCGTACCCCGCACCGAGTACCAGCACGCGCATATGCGGAACGGTTGGTGCGAGTGTCAAAGAACGTGGGGGTCGTCAGTGGGAGATGACGGCAAGCGAGTTCGAGAGAGACGGTAACGAAAGCGACGAGTAGTCGGTTAGAACAGCGCTTCGGACTCGTCGAGAATCTCAGCGGGACCGCCGACGCCCCACACATCGGTGTCAACGTCGCACGCGGAGATGGCTTCCTCTACTCGGTCAACGTGCGCTTCGGTCGTGTTGACGTAGACGCTTGCACCCGTGTCGGTGGAGAAATAAACGGGTATCTCTTCTTCGTCTCGCAGTTCGCGGACGGCGTTAAACACAGCGATGGTCTTCGGTTGCCAGTAGACCCACCCGGCGGGACCGGTCATCGTCGTGGCCGTCAACGACAGCGAGTCGTGTTCTGCGAGTTCGAAGGCGCGGTCGAAGTCGGCCGCGTGGAGAGCGTCGCGCATCTCGTCTAACTGGTGGTGGACGTGCGCCATCCGGGCTTGGAACATGTGGCTATCGGCGGCCTCCTTGTGCGCCTGTTCGGTTTCCTTGTAGGCAGGAACGTGCGCGGCGACGGTCCGCAGTTCGTCTTCGAGTTCCGTCTCGATTCGTTCCGAGCGGCAGTCTTCGTCGTTCATACCGGAATAGAGATGCGAGAACGCGCCGGTGACAGCGCGCGCGGCCGAAGAAGACCCGCGTCGGGCGATTGTCGAAATCTCCGGGCGAGACATTCCCAACTCAGCCGCTTCGGCGAGCGCCATCGCGGCGGCGGCGAACCCGGAAGAAGAGGACCCGAACCCGATGTTCGAGGGGAAGGAGTTCTCCGATTCGAGACGCACTGCGTGGTCGATGTCCGCGAGCGAACGGACGTGTTCGACGACAGCATCGATTCGTTCCGCGCCGCGTCCCGTCACTTCCTCACCGCCGATAACGTACGTGTCCTCGGACGCGTCCGGCTGGAACTCGACGGTAGTCTTCGTGTGACTCGGCGCGGTACAGACGCTGATACTATCGTGGTACGGAAGCCGCAACTCCTCGTCGCGCATTCCGTGATACTTCACCAATCCCTGAATCGGGTGTGCCTTCGCGGTGGCCTTCATAATCCTATCCGCGAGAGACGTGAGGTTAAACGTCCCGATGGTAGCTGAGGCGTCGCTCCAAGGAGGCGAATCGGTGCGTCAGAAGAGAGACACTGCCTGCGACGGTCGTACTTATTTTTCGGTGGATTCGGTTTCGCGTCCGCGGTCCCAGACGTTGGTGACTGATTCCCCTGCCGGCGGGGTGTGACTGACTTCTTTCATCGTGTGTCGTTCTTGCTTCATCGTGTCACTCTCTGACAGGGGAGCCCTCTTAACGTTTTCCTGAAAATGGTTATAACAATTTGTACCATACTAATGTATATTAGGATTTGGCGGCTGACTCATTACCACACATGACACGAACGGGGGCGGCGGTCGAACGAACATCGGACGGAAGGCGTCTCGTCGTCACGCGGGAACTGGACGCGCCCGCCGACGACGCGTGGGACGTACTGGTAGAGACGCGCACGTGGCCCGAGTGGGGTCCGTCAGTAACCGCTGTCCGCGGCCCCGACAGAATTTCCGCAGGCGTAACGGGCGAGGTTCAAATCGCGGGGCTCGGTCTCTGGGTGCCGTTCGAGGTGACAACGTTCGACGCCGACGCGCGGCGGTGGACGTGGACCGTCGCGCGCGTTCCGGCCACCGGCCACCGCGTCGAAGCACTCGGAGACTGCCGGTGTCGCGTCGGGTTCGAGATACCGCTGCTCGCCTCGGGGTACGCACCCGTCTGCAAACGCGCTCTCTCGAAGATCGACCGACTCGTAGCGCGGTGAGCTACCGCAAAAACAGGAAAACGACGCCGCATCCGGCAACAGAACAACGACGCCGCAGCCGGCAACAGAACAACGACGCCGCAACCGATGGAAACACCAGAACGACGGCTTCTAGGGTGGCCGTTCCATCGAGAACCGGTCGGTCAGCCGCGCGTACTCGTTTCCGGCCAGTCGGCCGACGGCATCGAGTTTCCGCGTGTCCATCTTTCCGTCGGTGAGAACTGATTCGTCTACGTGCGCGTGGACGACTTCACCGAGAACGACGGTCGAAGCGCCGACTTCCAGCGTGTCTGCGAGGCGGCACTCAAACGACACCGTCGCCTCCGCGACGCGAGGCGCATCGACAACCACGGAGTCTGCGGGTGTCACGCCCGCGTGTTCGAACTCGTCTCCGTCGGGTTCGAGCGTCGCGCTCGTCTCGTTCATCGCTTCGGCCACGTCTTCGGTAACGACGTTGTAGACGAACGCACCCGTCTCGATGGCGTTTCGAGCACTGTCTTTCCTGTCGTCGCCAGTTCCACCCGACGAGAACAACAGCGTCGGCGGGTCGGTCGTCGCTACGTTCGAGAAACTGTACGGTGCGAGATTGTGCGTCCCGTCGGGCGCGCGGGTACTCACCCACGCGATCGGTCGTGGAACGACGGCCCCCGAAAGGAGTCGGTACGGCGATCCGAACGCGTCCGGCGGTCCATCCACGTTACCACACCTCTCGGGAAATCTGTCTATTCGTCGCCCGGTGGCGTATCGTCTGTTGACTCATCGTCCCGATATGGGTGACTGACGGCAAAGTGCTATCGTCGCATCGGCAAGTCGTCACGCGATGAGAGTCACAGATAGACGTTCGTATTGTTCTCTGTGCGTGCGAGCAAACTGGGACCGCACCGAACATGGTAGGATTCCTGAATCACGCACAAGTGTCACAAAGGATATACATATGGTCCCTGTCTACTAACATCAAGTAGACCCTCCAACGATGAATGATCTTTGGGACACCGCGGGTTACATCGCAAGCTCGCGGTACAGAGTATCTGTTTGTAAGTATCTCGACCGTGAGGGACCCGAACTCCCGTCCCGCATCGCGTCGAAGCTCGGCTTTGCACAACCACACGTCTCTCGGGCGCTTTCGGAACTTCGCGACCGGAACGTCGTCGAACTTCTCGTCCCCGAATCACAGCAGAAAGGGCGACTGTACGGTCTGACGCGTGAGGGAAAACAAGCGCTCACTCGGCTCCGCGGAGACGCGGCATCGGTGTCTGTTTCCTTCGTCGAGGAACGTTCATTCCCGCACGACTCGCTCATCGACCATCTCTGCGACGAACACGGCGAGGAACTACGGCTTGTCGTCGCCCGCAACGGCG
It contains:
- a CDS encoding BtpA/SgcQ family protein; amino-acid sequence: MSEATFTLPDDAVVGMVHLHTLPGAPNYDAEAGLDAVRESALEDAAKLDAGGVDAVMIENFGDAPFYPDDVPKHTVASMTAVIDAVAREVDVPVGVNVLRNDAEAALSIAAATGASFVRVNVHAGSRVTDQGVVEGRAHETMRLRDQLDADVAVFADVGVKHSEPLGPETPLDVAVEEVVGRGLADGVVVSGSGTGAPTDDSDLETVAHAADEAGAPALVGSGVTAETVAETLEYADGVIVGTALKEGGETTAPVDESRVRAVVSAAHASQE
- a CDS encoding NAD(P)/FAD-dependent oxidoreductase, encoding MRVLVLGAGYAGVTVARRLESCLPSDAELIVVDESDSHLVQHEVHRVIRRPGLAETIRVPLTELFDRAAVRVARVEGLDREARTVHLDGGETLDYDYAAVCLGAGTAYYGLPGVEAHSLPLKRVADATAIRESFLSATDEGDTVTAVVGGAGLSGVQTAGELAALADEEDVDANITVIEQLDDVAPNFPANFRAAVRDELEARGIDIRTSTAVERATSETVETETETFTSDTFVWAGGIAGQTAMNGDRPVVRSDLRLDDYTFVVGDAARIVDADGEPVPASASAALREARTVATNLAKLVRHDVHATNEFAPRMDPYRFDVPGWIVSVGDGAVAQLGPTVLTGSAAKAMKATVGAGHLGSVGAVQNAVELVESELGA
- a CDS encoding SRPBCC family protein, giving the protein MTRTGAAVERTSDGRRLVVTRELDAPADDAWDVLVETRTWPEWGPSVTAVRGPDRISAGVTGEVQIAGLGLWVPFEVTTFDADARRWTWTVARVPATGHRVEALGDCRCRVGFEIPLLASGYAPVCKRALSKIDRLVAR
- a CDS encoding phenylalanine--tRNA ligase subunit alpha, with the translated sequence MNDLWDTAGYIASSRYRVSVCKYLDREGPELPSRIASKLGFAQPHVSRALSELRDRNVVELLVPESQQKGRLYGLTREGKQALTRLRGDAASVSVSFVEERSFPHDSLIDHLCDEHGEELRLVVARNGDDSDVFVASEDVQKRYDEQSIARLIAALRAGETTIDDKLMDVPTGENQFAVRGLEHSLLVRFSVDDDAEILVALEPDADVNVPAFIDACRRRLKD
- the mvaD gene encoding phosphomevalonate decarboxylase MvaD; translation: MKATAKAHPIQGLVKYHGMRDEELRLPYHDSISVCTAPSHTKTTVEFQPDASEDTYVIGGEEVTGRGAERIDAVVEHVRSLADIDHAVRLESENSFPSNIGFGSSSSGFAAAAMALAEAAELGMSRPEISTIARRGSSSAARAVTGAFSHLYSGMNDEDCRSERIETELEDELRTVAAHVPAYKETEQAHKEAADSHMFQARMAHVHHQLDEMRDALHAADFDRAFELAEHDSLSLTATTMTGPAGWVYWQPKTIAVFNAVRELRDEEEIPVYFSTDTGASVYVNTTEAHVDRVEEAISACDVDTDVWGVGGPAEILDESEALF
- a CDS encoding flavin reductase family protein, which produces MDGPPDAFGSPYRLLSGAVVPRPIAWVSTRAPDGTHNLAPYSFSNVATTDPPTLLFSSGGTGDDRKDSARNAIETGAFVYNVVTEDVAEAMNETSATLEPDGDEFEHAGVTPADSVVVDAPRVAEATVSFECRLADTLEVGASTVVLGEVVHAHVDESVLTDGKMDTRKLDAVGRLAGNEYARLTDRFSMERPP